Sequence from the Kineosporiaceae bacterium genome:
CAGCTGAAGTCGCGCACTCGGGGCTATGCCAGCCTCGACTACGAGATGACCGGTGACCAGGCGGCTGACCTGGTCAAGGTCGACATCCTGCTGCAGGGCGAGACCGTCGACGCGTTCAGCGCGATCGTGCACCGCGACAAGGCCTACAGCTACGGCGTGGCCATGGCCGGCAAGCTCAAGACGCTGATCCCGCGGCAGCAGTTCGAGGTGCCGATCCAGGCCGCGATCGGTGCCAGAGTCATTGCGCGCGAGAACGTTCGGGCGATCCGCAAGGACGTGCTCGCGAAATGCTATGGCGGTGACATCACCCGCAAGCGCAAGCTGTTGGAGAAGCAGAAGGAGGGCAAGAAGCGGATGAAGATGGTCGGCCGGGTCGAGGTACCCCAGGACGCCTTCATCGCGGCCCTCTCCTCCGAGGCTGCCGACGCGAACTCCGAGAAGAAGAAATAGGTCACCGCATGGCCGAGTCCATCATCACGGCGGTCTGCATCGTGCACGAGCTGCTCGCCGAGCCGACCAACCCCGACCAGCTCACGGCGATCGGCAAGGCACCGGTGGCCTACGCCGTCCCGGTGGGTCCGTACGGCCTGGGCGGTGACCTGGTCAAGGACCACCGCCACCACGGCGGGATCGAGCAGGCGGTCTACGTCTACGCCGACGAGGACGCCGCGTGGTGGGCCGGCGAACTCGGTGTCCAGCTGCCGGCCGGCGCCTTCGGCGAGAACCTGCGCACCACCGGCATCGACGTCACCGGCGCCGAGATCGGCGAGCGCTGGCGCGTCGGCACCGCCGGCCTCGAGCTGGAACTGACCTGCCCCCGCATCCCGTGTGCCACCTTCGCCCGGCACGTTGCCCGCCGCGGCGTGCCGCAGCGCGGCTGGGTCAAGCGGTTCACCGAGCGCGGCGCCCCGGGCGCCTACTTCGCGGTGACCTCACCGGGCACGGTGGCGGCCGGCGACGCTGTCGAGGTGGTGCACCGGCCCGGGCACGGCATCACCCTCGGGCGCAC
This genomic interval carries:
- a CDS encoding MOSC domain-containing protein — its product is MAESIITAVCIVHELLAEPTNPDQLTAIGKAPVAYAVPVGPYGLGGDLVKDHRHHGGIEQAVYVYADEDAAWWAGELGVQLPAGAFGENLRTTGIDVTGAEIGERWRVGTAGLELELTCPRIPCATFARHVARRGVPQRGWVKRFTERGAPGAYFAVTSPGTVAAGDAVEVVHRPGHGITLGRTFTHDVPETWQVLLDAEQAGTVRLYDDTRAHARHVVSSRG